A window of Cryptomeria japonica chromosome 3, Sugi_1.0, whole genome shotgun sequence contains these coding sequences:
- the LOC131066406 gene encoding SKP1-like protein 10, with the protein MAKVTLQSSEGQLIEVEEGAALQSEYINKMLIENTSARAQGSLFWCIVVPNVSNEILKMVMNYCEYHFHNNTYNEDVKNSDDEFVEGLKTDGMKLLNVVYAANELRVKSLMKLTCKAVSDIIKDMSIENVRQFLGIQNDFSKEEERKIRQEYEWTFHGF; encoded by the coding sequence ATGGCGAAGGTCACATTGCAGAGCTCAGAAGGGCAATTGATTGAAGTTGAAGAGGGCGCTGCTTTACAGAGCGAGTACATCAACAAAATGTTAATAGAGAATACAAGTGCAAGGGCGCAGGGCTCCCTTTTTTGGTGTATTGTCGTCCCCAATGTTTCCAATGAAATTCTAAAGATGGTAATGAACTACTGTGAATACCATTTCCACAATAATACATACAATGAAGATGTGAAGAATTCGGATGATGAATTTGTGGAAGGGCTTAAAACTGATGGAATGAAGCTCCTCAATGTTGTTTATGCTGCAAATGAGCTGCGTGTGAAGAGTCTTATGAAGTTGACGTGCAAGGCTGTGTCTGACatcatcaaagacatgagcatCGAGAATGTTCGACAGTTTCTTGGCATCCAAAATGATTTCAGTAAGGAGGAAGAGCGAAAGATCAGGCAAGAATATGAATGGACTTTCCATGGATTTTAG